The Pangasianodon hypophthalmus isolate fPanHyp1 chromosome 20, fPanHyp1.pri, whole genome shotgun sequence genomic sequence aggggggcagcagggtcttaatgtgcctcatgacgagcctctcgaagcacttcatgatgatgggtgtaagtgcagaggcattgaggcaggacactggagacttctttggcacgggaacgatggtggtggccttgaagcagtGTTGAAGGTgtcagtgaaaacatctgccacctgggctgcacatcctctgagcaccctgccaggaatgttgtctggtccagcagccttccgcgagttgactctgtgtagagccttcctcacatcggccgtggttagacacagcacctggtcattggaaggaggggtggtcttcctcgccgtcacaCCATTCTGTGCCTCAAACCGAGCATAGAAGTCAATTAGCGCAtatgggagggaggcatcactgtcacaggcaggtgatgttgttctgtagttggtgatggcctggatgccctgccacatgcgccgcgtgtctctgctggccttgaagtAGTTGTGGATTGtctgagcgtgtgtgcgtgtaacCACTTATCCTGGtgagggtcgcagtggatccagagtctgaCCCAggaacaccatgcacacattccttcacaactaggggcaatttatcttagccagtccacctactggcatgtttttgggaggtgggaggaaaccagagaacacagaggaagccaacacagacacaaggagaacatgcacaggaactccacacagacagtaacctgagctcagaatcgaatctgagaccctggagctgtgagttgGCACCATAAACCCAAATTTATGAACTCAAGTTGAGACCATGctgatgtgtgttttaatgttcGACGCTATTTTTAGCCGAGGCCTACGCTGACACCGATTATGAACAAGGTGTTTAGCAGTTAGCCAGGCATAATTACAAATGAAGTCTGAAAACAAGCTAATTTTTGAGTGCAAATGTCTACATTCCccattatattatatagctcatgtgtataaaaatatacctctacagtatatttataatcaatcaatcagtgaaATTCACTGAATATTACAACCAAGGATTCAAGGGTTGCTTTGATCAGGGGTTCTCAGACCCTTTGTAGGCAGGGGCCCCTTTAATTGTAAAACAATCAACCGATCCCCTCAggacagattttatttcacgAGCATATCCCAACTAGTCAAATATAAGGAACATCACTTAAATGCGTACAATATTTTGCATAACTTTCAAAACCATagagtttttttaatctaagaACTTTCAACCCatagaacacatttttatgaaaatagTATTTGGACTCCAGGTGACATTTATAGGCATAATAACTTTGAAaatgtgggttgtgatttccaccactgtaacaaagtCACAGACCCTTGGCTATGCTCCTTGAACCCCTCTCTTGAGATCCATGGGTTTAGAGGATACAGAAAAGGCTGTAGGGAGCAATAAAGGCAAAGAGTGAAGAGAACATTTATATCAAATTAAGAAAGGAAGATGTCAATATTTGAActgataaaatttaaaattttccatttattaatatcttaacaaaCCATTGTTGATTGATCTTGATACTTATGTGATGATAAAGGAACTTCAATTTCTAACTGTAATGTCACAATTATAGCATCATAAAATTGATGTACTGTGATGAAAAGGgatctttccttttctttgttgtattttattgataacaccacatttatttaacaaaacagGTTATATTTAGTCAAGCAATACATTATTTGATAGCCAGAAATTTGACTGAAATTATTGCAGTTGGTAAAATCatagcatatttattttttataaaatgtgagcctaaaagatataaaaatgaaatcaaatttcataaaatgtacaaaaatactTATGTATAGTATACTCCTCTACAATGTACATACAGTGGCTTCCAGAATTATTTGTATTCTTAatgaaaataagacaaaaatccatataaaaatataaaaaatgaataaccaATGCAATAAGTAATATTTTGTGCTCAAATGTacattgtatagttttatttaaaaaaaaaattttttttctttttcagatgaaactttttttagtagtaatttttttttcaacaaaacactggtttcaaaatgatcagcacccttaaaaatattaattaatattttgtgacaCTTGCCTTGTAGAGGATAAAACAACTTAGTGTCTTCCTATAATGTGAAGGAAAGGGTTATAAAAAAGGTTGAAGACACTTGTGGAGGGATCTTGGtcctctcctctgtctcttttgTTCCCAGGGTAACAGGCGACAAAAGGATTTTTCATGTATGCAGCCTCATATTTATACCTCAGGGAAACAGGACATGGCTACAGGTAATGCCAGCCTTCACTGTGACAGAgcatatgaaaaataatacagGTTTTGGAAGAATaacaatttgtttgcatttattcaaaatattcctTAGGCTATCAATAGTTTTGGCACATATTCCCATGTTTGAAatactattatattatactattaaaaaaaaaaacagttctaacGAGAATGATTTTTGTTAGAACAAAACTAAATAGTTTCTCCtattgtttgagtggaaaaGTAGAATtactgtgtgtaatgtttaatttattcaatCTTTTTGTGCTCATTATGAGAAGGATGACAATAATTTTGGAGGGCACTGCTTATTTATTCTCACTGAAATTCTGGCTACAACATCTGATGTCAAAAAAGTGCACGTTTTGCTTAAGCGAAAAGAATAAACCCTACTGTCTAAAGTTGGCTAGCTACTGTAGTCAACAAACTTATTTAGGCAATGCCACATCTGTATGCTGCTTGTGAAAGAGCATATATCACAGTGCTacttgaaagtttgtgaaccctccagacatGATCaggttttgtgtaaaaaaaaaaaaaaaaatagaataaccTAATCAAATGTACATCCAAAACCCAATTTGTGAAGCAGACTTCCAAATGATGGacacaagcaaaaaaaaggatatattgtcattatttattgaacaaaaGGGGTTAATCTCACAAAAACTGGAACTTTGACTTGTGCAGAAGTATGTGAAGCCTTTTATTTAGTAGCTTGTGGCACCTCCTTTTGCAGCCATTACTTCAACCAAACGTCTTCTGTAACCACTGACCAGTCTCTCACATCTGTCTTTGGGGATTTTTGCCCACTCCTCCTTGCAGAACTCAGCCAGCTGAGAGAGGTTGGAAGGACGTCTGGCATGTACCGCCCGCTTCAGGTCTAGCCACAAcatttcaattggattgagttCCGGACTTTGACTAGGCCAATCAACAGTATGAACCTTCTTTCTTTTAAGCCATTCCTTGGTGGATTTGCTTGAATGCTTAGGGTCGTTGTCTTGTTGCATCACCCATTTTCGGCCCAGCTTCAGCTCTCTGACTGATGGCAGGAGATTCTCTTTAAGAATTTGTTGATGGGTCTGAGAATTCAAGTTTCCTTGAATAATATGGAGTCGCCCTGGCCCGGAGGCAGAAAAGCAGCCCCAGACCTTCACatttccaccaccatgcttcactgttgggAGGAGGTTCTTTTCCTGGAATTCAATGTTggcttttctccaaacatggcCAAACATTGATTATGACCAAATAAATCTATTTTggactcatctgtccaaagaatgaACTTCCAAAAGGCCTCTGGTTTGTCCAAATGCTCTCTGGCAAAGTTGAAACGGGCAGCTTTGTTCTTTTTTGAGAGCAGAGGCTTTTTTCTAGCAACCCTCTCATAAATGTCATGTCTGTTCAATTTTCGTCTGATTGTAGACGCATGTACATTTACCCCAGATGCTGCCAGAGAGGTCTGCAACTCTCTAGAGGTGATGTGTGGGTTGGCCTTtacctcatttattatttttctggtGCTTCTTGATGATAGTTTTGATGGGCGTCCACTTCTAGGCAGAGTTGTGGTCATGTTGAATGCCCTCCATTTGTAGATGATTTATCTTACAGTGGATGAATGGAGTTGGAATCTcttggagatggtcttatagcctTCCCCAGACTGATGGGCTGTCACCACCTTCATCCTGATGTCCTTGGATATCTCCTTTCCTCTTGGCATTGTTTGACTCCTTGGCACTACAGTGGTTTGGTtggtttcctctctcttttaatCAGTGTTGCCCAACCACTTTCCTAAGGATGTCTAATTTGATTGGTCTGCTTAACTGATTAATTAAGCACCCAAATGTGTTTCACCTGAATCTGTTACCTACTTGACTTTACCAGTGCAGCTGGGGCTTCACTTACTTTTGCACATACAATAATTCAATCTTTCATGTAGTTTTTTGGCTACTCACAAAATTCCCTCTAAACAAACATATGCAATTGATCAACATACATctgacatttaatttataaaaagcaggtgatgataaaataagaaaatcatggtaaaacaacagaaaactcTGAACAGCTCAgggggttcacaaactttcaagcagcactaatatatatatatatatatatatatatatatatatatatatatatatatatatatatataattatgctATAATCTTAACTTTAGACTAGTGCTAGTCTAACAATTTCTCCACCTGTTCTGGTATTTTATTGGTTTTCCAGTGTTCCtttaataaatatgcattaGACATAGCTGAATGTACCAATTGCAccaaatgcttttctttttggtgcctcacatttttttctgatacGCTTATAGAAGAAATGACAGAATAACAGAGACACCactaaaaaagagaaaaatacataactgcaaaacatgcaggtatgtgTCTAACTGAAACTTTGCACCATACTGCTGTCCTTTCACAGACCCATTAGATGTCCATAGACATGCGTAAATGGTGTGCCCTCTGAGCCAGCTCTTTGGCAAAGTCCTGTGCTTCCTGGATTGCCACTTGGTCAGGAAAGTGCAGCGCTGCCTTTTTAGTGGCCACTGCCAGTTGCTTGAGGAGGGCACACAAGTGGTTGCTTTTGTACAGGAGTTCCTTACTGTCCTGCCTGCTCTGGGCTTCACAAAAAAGGGTGTCTATTAGCCTCTGGCCAACCATAATCACCAGCTTACTGTGGGATATGAACTTCTCAGGGGGGTGGTGCTCCTCCAGGCTAGCAACAAATACTGCAATGGCCTTCCTGATGGCCCCAAAATACAGACGGCAGTGGTCGGAAATAACGTGCCTGCAGGGATGTTGGCTTTTGCTGTCAGGGGATGTAGGCTCTGGTTTGGAAGCCTGAAAATTACAAGCATAAAGAAAACATTGAGACATTccactacaattttttttttttttttttttttttttttttttttttttcccctaactaCAAAGATGAGCTAATACCCACACATgctgatgggtgtgtgtgtctgcacccAAACAGGATGGATGCACTTGTAGTTAAGGAGGAAATGAGCAGTTGTGATGAAAGAGTGTTGACCTCCAGCTTTAGCATCTACAGAAACTTTGCAAGCAATCAAGAATTATGACCAGGAATCCTGCTGACTTTGATGTCTGATCCTTTTCAGGACACGGAATTGGCAtgtttaaatggataaaatcatTACCTGTTTTCTCTCGTTTTCTCCATTTGTGTCCgattttatgttggtttttgattcactttgctgttgtttttcaaATTCTGTCTTGGTCTGTAAAAATGATGACaacagacaaaataaacatatgCAAATGTCAATGACTAAGCATATGGATGTCAATTTGTTAAATAGACAGACATCAAAGGTATTCAGATCCAATGTAAACTCttgaaacacttcagaaaagGCCTGTTTACCTGAAGTTGTACATAATCATCATCCCCCTCTGTATCTTGCAGTGGTTCATTCTTGCCAAGGCTTTTTCTCACATGTAGCGGACTGGGGTTCTTTGGCATTTCTGGCTCTTTTGATGAGTTTCTGAACAGAAGCTTACTGTTGGCATTGATAATGGACACCAATCGTTTTATGTCTTCGGGCAAAGTCCGGGCCACCATGACAAAGCGCTCCAGATGGTCTGGAGTCTGCGGCTGCCTGAGATCCTGAGCCAGGACATCCAGAGGCCAGCCCAAGCCACCTAGAGCATCCACAGATGTCTGCAGAATCAGTCCCGAGTCCTCCACAATAGAGAGCTGCTTCTGAAGCCTGGCCTGCAGGTTAGAGTCAGTCAGCCGCTGCGCATTACCTCTGATATCCAGAGCAAAGTTGAGAAACGAGGTGACTGAGTTGGCCACATCCTCTGAGTCTGCACGGATCTCCTGGAGGTGCTGGCCCAGATGCTCGCGGCTTCTCCAGCGGCTGCTTACGAAGTCCATGAGTTTGGGCACAGCCTGACAAACTGTTTCCTGGAGTTGCAAAAGCCTTTGGGCTGCTTCCTCCGGGGACAGAGTGACCTCCCGCAGTGGCTCTGGTGAGGGGGAGCCAAACATAAGAGAGTCACAGGAGCTCCAGGagctggaggtggaggaggtggacaCTATAGAGTTCCGTTGGTTTTCGGAAACAGACACATCTCTGCCATTCTTTACCTCTTTTTCAACGGTTATTGCCTCCCTCTCCTGTAGTTCTCTGGACAACATAATCTTTCTGCCCCATGATGAATGTCCAAGAGGATGATCAAGCCTTGGTCCAGGTTTGCACCTGTATTCCAGAGGTTTATAAACACTTTCAGAATCACCTGGGTTTATAACTTTCTGATTTGGGAGTGTTAGACCATCCAGAATGGGTTCTCTTTGCTTGATGCTAGGTGGTACATCATAGATACATTCTTTCTCTGGTGGGATGGAGTCTTTCCTTTGTTGTGCTTTCTCACTACATTTTGGGATATCATAGAGGAAGTCAGCAGGGCCTGTTGTAGGACGAACACATGTTGTTGGAGTATCATAGAGCTCTTTTCCAGAATGTGCACCTTTGGACGGCATTGTGCCACAGAAACCACGTACATTGATGGGCATTTCAGGTGCTAAAGGCACATCATATATCTGCTCAAACTTCTGTGGTATAGGAAAAGTGCTGTAGCCGGAAACCAAATTTAGGTGTGGCTTATTTTTGGAAGGAACGGGAATATCATAATTGGGATCTTTGGACGGTGTGGGTGGTACAGCATAAGTCTGTAAAACATTAGGAGACATTGCTACAATGGCAACATTTTTGTATTACACTTATAATATGCGATATGCAGAAAACTGTTACTCACTGTGCACGAAGAGCCTTTTCTCCCAAGACTAGGAACAGCATACACATCTGCATTGGGACTGGAGCAATCACGTACCATCTTTAAAACACAAATTCAAATCTTTATGACACTTTCGTATCATAGTATTTGTTTCCCTCAAGGAGCCACATTAGGACC encodes the following:
- the cass4 gene encoding cas scaffolding protein family member 4, which encodes METVLAKALYDNTAESPDELAFHKGDVVVVIEQTVEGSVGWWKCSLHGQEGLAPANRLQLLSPSKSIYQTPRPSEANPTYEVMERVYNVPSTHIVHSPGLFPRKPETLERNRSLNKMVRDCSSPNADVYAVPSLGRKGSSCTTYAVPPTPSKDPNYDIPVPSKNKPHLNLVSGYSTFPIPQKFEQIYDVPLAPEMPINVRGFCGTMPSKGAHSGKELYDTPTTCVRPTTGPADFLYDIPKCSEKAQQRKDSIPPEKECIYDVPPSIKQREPILDGLTLPNQKVINPGDSESVYKPLEYRCKPGPRLDHPLGHSSWGRKIMLSRELQEREAITVEKEVKNGRDVSVSENQRNSIVSTSSTSSSWSSCDSLMFGSPSPEPLREVTLSPEEAAQRLLQLQETVCQAVPKLMDFVSSRWRSREHLGQHLQEIRADSEDVANSVTSFLNFALDIRGNAQRLTDSNLQARLQKQLSIVEDSGLILQTSVDALGGLGWPLDVLAQDLRQPQTPDHLERFVMVARTLPEDIKRLVSIINANSKLLFRNSSKEPEMPKNPSPLHVRKSLGKNEPLQDTEGDDDYVQLQTKTEFEKQQQSESKTNIKSDTNGENERKQASKPEPTSPDSKSQHPCRHVISDHCRLYFGAIRKAIAVFVASLEEHHPPEKFISHSKLVIMVGQRLIDTLFCEAQSRQDSKELLYKSNHLCALLKQLAVATKKAALHFPDQVAIQEAQDFAKELAQRAHHLRMSMDI